The proteins below are encoded in one region of Amycolatopsis acidiphila:
- a CDS encoding TIGR03560 family F420-dependent LLM class oxidoreductase, with translation MRTGDGAMRFGIKTRPEHTTWPEMRDVWVAADDIELFESAWNWDHFYPLSGDLAGPNYEGWSMLAALAQATRRIRLGCQVSGMIYRHPAVLANMAATIDVIAEGRLDVGIGAGWNQQECDAYGIELPPLRERFDLFDEGVQVIVGLLSQETTDFDGKYFKLTDARCEPKGVQRPHPPIVIGGRGPRRTLRAVALWAQQWNAIVQSPADWKALKQTLLVRCDEVGRNPAEIVCSVNVVVDPETGIGPAAEKVAEYKEAGVDLIVLNLPHRAKPGILEPLAEALAPLA, from the coding sequence ATGCGAACGGGAGACGGCGCGATGCGGTTCGGGATCAAGACCAGGCCGGAGCACACGACCTGGCCGGAGATGCGGGACGTCTGGGTCGCCGCGGACGACATCGAGCTGTTCGAGTCGGCGTGGAACTGGGACCACTTCTACCCGCTCTCGGGCGACCTGGCCGGGCCGAACTACGAGGGCTGGTCGATGCTCGCCGCGCTGGCACAGGCGACCCGCCGGATCCGGCTCGGCTGCCAGGTCAGCGGCATGATCTACCGGCACCCCGCGGTGCTGGCGAACATGGCCGCGACGATCGACGTCATCGCCGAGGGGCGCCTGGACGTCGGTATCGGCGCGGGCTGGAACCAGCAGGAGTGCGACGCCTACGGCATCGAGCTGCCTCCGTTGCGGGAGCGGTTCGACCTGTTCGACGAGGGCGTGCAGGTGATCGTCGGGCTGCTGTCGCAGGAGACCACGGACTTCGACGGCAAGTACTTCAAGCTCACCGACGCCCGCTGCGAGCCCAAAGGCGTGCAGCGCCCGCACCCGCCGATCGTCATCGGCGGCCGCGGTCCCCGGCGGACGTTGCGGGCGGTCGCGTTGTGGGCGCAGCAGTGGAACGCGATCGTGCAGAGCCCGGCAGACTGGAAGGCGCTCAAGCAGACGCTGCTCGTGCGCTGCGACGAGGTGGGCCGCAACCCGGCGGAGATCGTGTGCTCGGTCAACGTCGTCGTCGACCCCGAGACCGGCATCGGGCCCGCGGCCGAGAAGGTCGCCGAGTACAAGGAAGCGGGCGTGGACCTGATCGTGCTGAACCTGCCGCACCGCGCGAAGCCCGGCATCCTCGAGCCGTTGGCCGAGGCGCTCGCCCCGCTCGCGTGA
- a CDS encoding NADP-dependent isocitrate dehydrogenase: MAKIKVEGTVVELDGDEMTRIIWQFIKDKLIHPYLDVNLAYYDLGIEERDRTDDQITIDAANAIKEHGVGVKCATITPDEARVEEFGLKKMWRSPNGTIRNILGGVVFREPIIISNIPRLVPGWTKPIIIGRHAHGDQYKATDFKVPGPGTLTITYTPDDESEPMEFEVARYPEGGGVAIGMYNFRKSIEDFARASLRYGLDRGYPVYLSTKNTILKAYDGMFKDVFQEIFDNEFKADFDAKGLTYEHRLIDDMVAASLKWEGGYVWATKNYDGDVQSDTVAQGFGSLGLMTSVLRTPDGRTVEAEAAHGTVTRHYRQHQQGKPTSTNPIASIFAWTRGLEHRGKLDGNSELIGFANKLEQVVIETVESGKMTKDLALLVGKEQPFQTTEEFLGTLDENLARKINQG; the protein is encoded by the coding sequence ATGGCCAAAATCAAGGTCGAGGGCACCGTCGTCGAGCTCGACGGCGATGAGATGACCCGCATCATCTGGCAGTTCATCAAGGACAAGCTCATCCATCCGTATCTGGATGTCAACCTGGCCTACTACGACCTGGGCATCGAGGAGCGGGACCGCACCGACGACCAGATCACCATCGACGCGGCGAACGCCATCAAGGAGCACGGCGTCGGGGTCAAGTGCGCCACGATCACGCCCGACGAGGCGCGCGTCGAGGAGTTCGGCCTCAAGAAGATGTGGCGGAGCCCCAACGGCACCATCCGGAACATCCTCGGCGGCGTGGTCTTCCGCGAGCCGATCATCATCTCCAACATCCCGCGGCTGGTACCCGGCTGGACGAAGCCGATCATCATCGGCCGGCACGCGCACGGCGACCAGTACAAGGCCACCGACTTCAAGGTCCCCGGCCCCGGCACGCTGACGATCACCTACACGCCGGACGACGAGTCCGAGCCGATGGAGTTCGAGGTCGCCAGGTACCCGGAGGGCGGCGGCGTCGCGATCGGTATGTACAACTTCCGGAAGTCGATCGAGGACTTCGCCCGCGCCTCGCTGCGCTACGGCCTCGACCGCGGCTACCCGGTGTACCTCTCCACCAAGAACACGATCCTCAAGGCCTACGACGGCATGTTCAAGGACGTGTTCCAGGAGATCTTCGACAACGAGTTCAAGGCGGACTTCGACGCCAAGGGCCTGACCTACGAGCACCGGCTGATCGACGACATGGTCGCCGCGTCGCTGAAGTGGGAGGGCGGCTACGTCTGGGCCACCAAGAACTACGACGGTGACGTCCAGTCCGACACCGTCGCGCAGGGCTTCGGCTCGCTCGGCCTGATGACCTCGGTGCTGCGCACGCCGGACGGCAGGACCGTCGAGGCCGAGGCCGCGCACGGCACCGTGACCCGGCACTACCGCCAGCACCAGCAGGGCAAGCCGACCTCCACCAACCCGATCGCGTCGATCTTCGCGTGGACCCGGGGCCTGGAGCACCGCGGCAAGCTGGACGGCAACTCGGAGCTGATCGGCTTCGCGAACAAGCTGGAGCAGGTCGTCATCGAGACCGTCGAGAGCGGCAAGATGACCAAGGACCTCGCGCTGCTGGTCGGCAAGGAGCAGCCGTTCCAGACCACCGAGGAGTTCCTCGGGACGCTGGACGAGAACCTGGCCAGGAAGATCAACCAGGGCTGA
- a CDS encoding SH3 domain-containing protein, whose amino-acid sequence MILGIPKRVLIIVAVLVGIGIIYVMGVDKRSSEGATGGPGGCKVTVTADVLNVRAAPDPNAQIVGKFNQNAQTGAEPVVQNGFRKLTDSKWAKTDFLAPVAGTACG is encoded by the coding sequence GTGATCCTGGGAATTCCGAAACGGGTCCTGATCATCGTCGCCGTCCTGGTCGGCATCGGGATCATCTACGTGATGGGCGTGGACAAGCGTTCGTCCGAGGGCGCGACCGGCGGCCCGGGCGGCTGCAAGGTCACCGTCACCGCCGACGTGCTCAACGTGCGGGCCGCGCCCGACCCGAACGCGCAGATCGTGGGCAAGTTCAACCAGAACGCGCAGACCGGCGCCGAACCTGTGGTGCAGAACGGGTTCCGCAAGCTCACCGACAGCAAGTGGGCCAAGACGGACTTCCTCGCGCCGGTCGCCGGCACCGCCTGCGGCTAG
- a CDS encoding MBL fold metallo-hydrolase: MTRLTVLGSCGAWPEHGRACSGFLLEHDGFRLVLDLGYGTAARLEPAVDAVLVTHAHPDHCVDVSALGRRHHHTGEGLLPLYCPPGVLRVLEALEPRPHPTTVFDVHDLAEATTVGPFRLQARPLPHHVPSFGVRLSAPGVTVAYTGDTGPTPELAELARDADLFIADATLQGTPPSTGPRYLLTAGEAGAWAARANAKRVLLTHFWPGSDRAVSIAEARAAFNGELLAASEGLEVAF; encoded by the coding sequence ATGACCCGCCTCACAGTCCTGGGCAGCTGTGGCGCGTGGCCCGAACACGGCCGCGCCTGCAGCGGCTTCCTGCTGGAGCACGACGGCTTCCGCCTCGTGCTGGACCTCGGGTACGGCACCGCCGCACGGCTCGAACCCGCGGTCGACGCCGTGCTCGTCACGCACGCGCACCCCGACCACTGCGTGGACGTCAGCGCCCTCGGCCGGCGCCACCACCACACCGGCGAGGGCCTGTTGCCGCTGTACTGCCCGCCGGGCGTGCTGCGGGTGCTCGAAGCGCTCGAACCCCGTCCACATCCGACGACCGTGTTCGACGTGCACGACCTCGCCGAGGCCACGACCGTCGGCCCGTTCCGCCTCCAGGCCCGGCCGTTGCCGCACCACGTGCCGAGCTTCGGGGTCCGGCTGAGCGCGCCCGGCGTGACAGTGGCCTACACCGGCGACACCGGTCCCACCCCGGAACTGGCCGAACTGGCCCGGGACGCCGACCTGTTCATCGCGGACGCGACCCTGCAGGGCACGCCGCCGTCGACCGGGCCGCGCTATCTCCTGACCGCGGGGGAAGCCGGGGCCTGGGCCGCGCGCGCGAACGCGAAACGCGTGCTGCTCACCCACTTCTGGCCAGGCAGTGACCGCGCGGTCTCCATCGCCGAGGCGCGGGCCGCCTTCAACGGTGAGCTGCTCGCCGCGTCCGAAGGGCTCGAGGTCGCTTTCTAG
- a CDS encoding exodeoxyribonuclease III, which produces MRCVLTISTVNVNGMRAAAKKGFVDWLAASGSDVIACQEVRAESSQLPESVVAPLGWHAQHAACSVKGRNGVSVYTRAEPQEVRVGFGEPEFEDSGRYLEVHLPGLVVASLYLPSGDVGTVRQEEKERFMAAFLPYLVELRAKAGAAGSEVVVLGDWNIAHREVDLKNWKTNRKNSGFLPEERAWLGRVYDEAGYVDVQRELDPEGPGPYTWWSYRGKAFDNDAGWRIDLQVATPGLARRAISARVERAATYAERWSDHAPLTVTYDWESPG; this is translated from the coding sequence GTGCGCTGCGTGCTGACCATCTCCACCGTGAACGTCAACGGCATGCGTGCCGCCGCCAAGAAGGGCTTCGTCGACTGGCTCGCCGCGAGCGGGTCCGACGTGATCGCCTGTCAGGAGGTCCGGGCCGAGTCGAGCCAGCTGCCCGAGAGCGTCGTCGCCCCGCTGGGCTGGCACGCGCAGCACGCCGCGTGTTCGGTCAAGGGCCGCAACGGGGTGTCGGTGTACACCAGGGCCGAGCCGCAGGAGGTGCGCGTCGGCTTCGGTGAGCCGGAGTTCGAGGACAGCGGCCGGTATCTGGAGGTGCACCTGCCCGGGCTGGTCGTGGCGAGCCTGTACCTGCCCAGCGGTGACGTGGGAACCGTGCGGCAGGAGGAGAAGGAGCGCTTCATGGCCGCGTTCCTGCCCTACCTGGTCGAGCTGCGGGCGAAGGCCGGGGCCGCGGGGTCGGAGGTCGTCGTGCTGGGCGACTGGAACATCGCGCACCGCGAGGTGGACCTGAAGAACTGGAAGACGAACCGGAAGAACTCCGGCTTCCTGCCCGAGGAGCGAGCGTGGCTGGGCCGCGTGTACGACGAGGCCGGGTACGTGGACGTGCAGCGCGAGCTCGACCCGGAGGGTCCGGGCCCGTACACGTGGTGGTCCTACCGCGGCAAGGCGTTCGACAACGACGCCGGGTGGCGGATCGACCTCCAGGTCGCGACCCCGGGCCTGGCGCGGCGCGCGATCTCCGCCCGGGTGGAACGCGCCGCGACGTACGCCGAACGCTGGTCGGACCACGCGCCGCTCACCGTCACCTACGACTGGGAGTCGCCGGGCTAG
- a CDS encoding NUDIX domain-containing protein, with the protein MTARRSAGILLYRKANGELEVLLGHMGGPFWARKDAGGWSLPKGEHEPDEEPEAAARREFAEELGLPVPQGNLAELGAVRQSGGKVVTGWALEGDLDPAQVVPGTFEMEWPKGSGRMQEFPEMDRFAWFPLTEARAKLLKGQQPFLDRLVALAGS; encoded by the coding sequence GTGACTGCTCGGCGAAGCGCGGGAATCCTGTTGTATCGCAAGGCGAACGGCGAGCTGGAAGTCCTGCTGGGACACATGGGCGGCCCGTTCTGGGCACGCAAGGACGCGGGCGGGTGGTCGCTGCCGAAGGGCGAGCACGAGCCGGACGAGGAGCCGGAAGCGGCCGCCCGCCGCGAGTTCGCCGAGGAGCTCGGTCTGCCCGTCCCGCAGGGGAACCTCGCCGAGCTGGGCGCGGTGCGGCAGTCGGGCGGCAAGGTCGTGACGGGGTGGGCGCTGGAAGGCGACCTCGATCCGGCGCAGGTCGTGCCCGGCACGTTCGAGATGGAGTGGCCGAAGGGGTCCGGCCGCATGCAGGAGTTCCCGGAGATGGACCGCTTCGCGTGGTTCCCGCTGACCGAGGCCAGGGCGAAGCTGCTGAAAGGCCAGCAGCCCTTCCTGGACCGGCTCGTGGCACTGGCGGGCTCGTAG
- a CDS encoding SRPBCC family protein, whose amino-acid sequence MGKEFAIEREVVLPATPEEVFAAVTTGTANWMFPTPAPEPGSPLVKNWEPPDRVTIRQDGPDGWFNALDFIIEARDGGTAALRYVHSGIFTDDWDNQYDGASKHTDFYHHTLGQYLRYFGGRSATYAEVAGPAASALPTALESLKKSLGVSAIDETVRLELPGLAPVDAVVDYLNPYFIGLRTPDALHRVFGRNNFGGTVDATAHLFGEDADKEQTEQAWRTFLNGVFAA is encoded by the coding sequence ATGGGCAAGGAATTCGCGATCGAGCGGGAAGTCGTGCTGCCGGCCACGCCGGAGGAGGTCTTCGCCGCCGTCACCACCGGCACCGCGAACTGGATGTTCCCGACGCCCGCACCCGAACCAGGCAGCCCGCTCGTCAAGAACTGGGAGCCGCCGGACAGGGTCACCATCAGACAGGACGGCCCGGACGGCTGGTTCAACGCGCTGGACTTCATCATCGAGGCCCGCGACGGTGGCACGGCCGCGCTGCGGTATGTCCACAGTGGAATCTTCACCGACGACTGGGACAACCAGTACGACGGCGCGAGCAAGCACACCGACTTCTACCACCACACGCTCGGCCAGTACCTGCGCTACTTCGGCGGCCGCTCGGCCACCTACGCCGAGGTCGCGGGGCCGGCGGCCTCGGCGTTACCGACCGCCCTGGAGTCGCTGAAGAAGTCGCTGGGGGTGTCGGCCATCGACGAGACCGTACGGCTCGAACTGCCCGGGCTGGCGCCCGTCGACGCGGTGGTGGACTATCTGAACCCGTACTTCATCGGCCTGCGCACGCCGGACGCGCTGCACCGGGTCTTCGGCCGGAACAACTTCGGCGGCACCGTCGACGCGACGGCGCACCTGTTCGGCGAGGACGCGGACAAGGAGCAGACGGAACAGGCGTGGCGCACTTTCCTGAACGGGGTGTTCGCTGCGTGA
- a CDS encoding ArsR/SmtB family transcription factor, whose amino-acid sequence MLEVAVIEDPAAAEVSLDPVRAKLLAALAEPGSATTLAAQVGLARQKVNYHLRALERHGLIELVEERKKGNVTERVMQATAASYVISPTALADVAPNPDRAPDQLSARWLLALAARLVRELGELIAGATAARQRLATYAIDAEVRFATAADRAAFAEELGERVKNLVGKYHDEQAPGGRKHRLVVALHPSLKNKEK is encoded by the coding sequence ATGCTCGAAGTCGCAGTGATCGAAGACCCGGCCGCGGCCGAGGTCTCGCTCGATCCGGTCCGCGCGAAGCTGCTGGCCGCCCTCGCCGAACCCGGCTCGGCCACCACGCTCGCCGCGCAGGTCGGCCTCGCCCGGCAGAAGGTCAACTACCACCTGCGGGCGCTCGAACGGCACGGGCTGATCGAGCTGGTCGAAGAACGCAAGAAGGGCAACGTCACCGAGCGGGTCATGCAGGCCACCGCGGCCTCGTACGTCATCTCCCCGACCGCGCTCGCCGACGTCGCGCCGAACCCCGACCGCGCGCCGGACCAGCTGTCGGCCCGGTGGCTGCTCGCGCTGGCCGCCCGCCTCGTGCGGGAGCTCGGCGAGCTCATCGCCGGCGCCACCGCGGCCCGGCAGCGGCTGGCGACCTACGCCATCGACGCCGAAGTCCGGTTCGCCACGGCGGCGGACCGGGCCGCGTTCGCCGAGGAACTCGGCGAACGCGTGAAGAACCTCGTCGGGAAGTACCACGATGAGCAGGCGCCCGGCGGGCGCAAGCACCGTCTCGTCGTCGCCCTGCATCCCAGCCTCAAGAACAAGGAGAAGTGA
- a CDS encoding TDT family transporter, giving the protein MYATGSLPRAGTTPNWFASVMGTGIVANAVPLLPVHPPGSRNAATVIWAGAAVWLMVLCLAMCRDWWRDTPGQLAHLRDPVLSHFWGAPPMALLTVGAGTLALGRDWIGLDAALAVAWTLWALGTALGLLTTVGLPYLMITGKVKDCEPFGGWLMPVVPPMVSAATGAALLPYLPAGQPRLTMLFGCYALFGISLFATLALLPLIWHRLVRGGPDLAPTMWIVLGPLGQSITAANLLGADEGATGRIAGLVYSLPTWGFAMLWLVLAAAVVLRAGEAFSLTWWSFTFPLGTCVTGTSALAAVTHADLFSVAAVVLYVLLAVLWLTVAVRTVAATRRKEFRRSDDGRG; this is encoded by the coding sequence ATGTACGCCACCGGCTCGCTGCCCCGCGCGGGCACCACCCCCAACTGGTTCGCTTCGGTGATGGGCACCGGCATCGTGGCCAATGCTGTGCCTTTGCTGCCCGTGCATCCCCCTGGGTCACGCAACGCCGCGACGGTCATCTGGGCGGGCGCAGCGGTGTGGCTGATGGTGTTGTGCCTGGCCATGTGCCGGGACTGGTGGCGCGACACGCCCGGTCAGCTGGCCCACCTGCGCGACCCCGTGCTCTCGCATTTCTGGGGTGCGCCACCGATGGCCTTGCTGACGGTCGGGGCCGGGACCCTCGCGCTGGGCCGCGACTGGATCGGCCTGGACGCGGCGCTCGCGGTGGCGTGGACGCTGTGGGCGCTCGGCACCGCACTCGGCCTGCTGACGACGGTCGGCCTGCCGTACCTGATGATCACGGGGAAGGTGAAGGACTGCGAGCCGTTCGGCGGTTGGCTCATGCCCGTCGTGCCGCCGATGGTCTCGGCGGCCACGGGCGCCGCGCTGCTCCCGTACCTGCCGGCGGGGCAGCCGCGGCTGACCATGCTGTTCGGCTGCTACGCACTGTTCGGCATCAGCCTGTTCGCGACGCTGGCGTTGCTGCCGCTGATCTGGCACCGGCTGGTGCGCGGCGGCCCGGACCTGGCGCCGACGATGTGGATCGTGCTCGGCCCGCTCGGCCAGTCGATCACCGCGGCGAACCTGCTGGGCGCCGACGAGGGCGCCACCGGGCGGATCGCCGGGCTGGTCTACAGCCTGCCGACGTGGGGGTTCGCGATGCTGTGGCTCGTGCTCGCGGCGGCCGTGGTGCTGCGAGCTGGGGAGGCGTTCTCGCTGACGTGGTGGAGCTTCACGTTCCCGCTGGGCACGTGCGTCACCGGCACCAGCGCACTCGCGGCGGTCACGCACGCGGACTTGTTCAGTGTCGCCGCCGTCGTGCTCTACGTGCTGCTCGCGGTGCTGTGGCTGACGGTCGCGGTCCGGACGGTCGCCGCGACTCGGCGGAAGGAGTTCAGACGGTCGGACGACGGGAGGGGGTGA
- a CDS encoding LysR family transcriptional regulator, with protein sequence MPLPSRVTELAGFDLLLSVARLGGIGAAARAHGISQPAASARIQQLEARIGVALVERSPRGSRLSKAGGLVADWARPVVEAAADLEAGIAALRVERDGQLRVAASLTVAEYLLPKWLAAMHTLAPGTVVALTSGNSAEVAQRVLTGDADLGFIEGPELPSGLRAETVATDELRLVVAPGHPWAQRRRRTRPEELAATPLIAREQGSGTRRALELALSPHQLAEPLLELSSTTAIKAAVMEGIAPAVLGAHTVATELAAGTLVGLEISGTDLRRVLRVVWPVGQSLRGPAADLAAIAARGA encoded by the coding sequence ATGCCCTTGCCGTCGCGTGTCACCGAGCTGGCCGGGTTCGACCTGTTGCTTTCGGTGGCGAGACTGGGCGGGATCGGGGCGGCGGCCCGGGCGCACGGCATCTCCCAGCCCGCGGCCAGCGCCCGGATCCAGCAGCTGGAGGCCCGGATCGGCGTCGCGCTGGTCGAGCGCTCGCCGCGCGGATCACGGCTGAGCAAGGCGGGCGGGCTGGTCGCCGACTGGGCGCGGCCGGTGGTCGAAGCCGCCGCGGACCTGGAGGCGGGCATCGCGGCGCTGCGCGTCGAGCGGGACGGCCAGCTGCGCGTCGCGGCCAGTCTCACCGTGGCCGAGTACCTGCTGCCGAAATGGCTCGCCGCCATGCACACCCTCGCTCCCGGGACCGTCGTCGCGCTGACCTCCGGCAACTCCGCCGAGGTCGCCCAGCGGGTGCTGACCGGTGACGCGGACCTCGGGTTCATCGAGGGGCCGGAGCTGCCGAGCGGCCTGCGAGCCGAGACGGTGGCGACGGACGAGCTCAGACTGGTCGTCGCACCGGGGCATCCGTGGGCGCAGCGCCGCCGCCGCACCCGGCCCGAGGAGCTGGCGGCCACCCCGCTGATCGCCCGCGAGCAGGGCTCGGGCACCCGCCGGGCGCTCGAGCTGGCGCTCTCGCCGCACCAGCTCGCCGAACCGCTGCTCGAACTGTCCTCCACGACCGCGATCAAGGCCGCCGTCATGGAGGGCATCGCGCCTGCGGTGCTGGGCGCGCACACCGTCGCGACCGAGCTGGCAGCGGGCACGCTCGTTGGGCTGGAGATCTCCGGCACCGACCTGCGCCGCGTGCTGCGCGTGGTCTGGCCCGTCGGCCAGTCGCTGCGCGGGCCCGCGGCGGACCTCGCCGCCATCGCCGCTCGCGGGGCCTGA
- the trpS gene encoding tryptophan--tRNA ligase, with protein MSSAEETAQETPARLRVLSGIQPTADSFHLGNYLGALRQWVLLQDTHETYYMVVDLHAITVEQDPKVLRRRTRVSAAQLLALGVDPDRSALFVQSHVPEHAQLSWVLECQTGFGEAGRMTQFKDKAAKQGTDHASVGLFTYPILQAADILIYQANAVPVGEDQRQHLELSRNLAQRFNRRYGKTFTVPEPYIVKDTAKIYDLQEPTAKMSKSASSPNGLIELLDDPKRSAKKIRSAVTDTGREVVFDPEQKAGVSNLLTIHSALSGRSISELENAYEGKGYGDLKKDVAEVLVEFVTPFQERVKSYLDDIAELDKVLARGAERARVAAAETLSVVYDRIGFLPPAR; from the coding sequence GTGTCCAGCGCTGAAGAAACCGCTCAGGAAACCCCAGCCCGGCTGCGCGTGCTGTCCGGCATCCAGCCGACCGCGGACTCGTTCCACCTCGGCAACTACCTCGGCGCACTGCGCCAGTGGGTGTTGCTGCAGGACACGCACGAGACCTACTACATGGTGGTCGACCTGCACGCCATCACGGTCGAGCAGGACCCGAAGGTGCTGCGCCGGCGCACGCGCGTCTCGGCGGCCCAGCTGCTCGCGCTCGGCGTCGATCCCGACCGCAGCGCGCTGTTCGTGCAGAGCCACGTGCCCGAGCACGCCCAGCTGTCCTGGGTGCTGGAGTGCCAGACCGGGTTCGGCGAAGCCGGCCGGATGACCCAGTTCAAGGACAAGGCCGCGAAGCAGGGCACCGACCACGCGAGCGTCGGCCTGTTCACCTACCCGATCCTGCAGGCCGCGGACATCCTGATCTACCAGGCGAACGCGGTGCCGGTAGGGGAGGACCAGCGCCAGCACCTGGAGCTCTCGCGCAACCTCGCGCAGCGGTTCAACCGGCGCTACGGCAAGACGTTCACCGTGCCGGAGCCGTACATCGTCAAGGACACGGCGAAGATCTACGACCTGCAGGAACCGACGGCGAAGATGAGCAAGTCGGCCTCTTCGCCCAACGGCCTGATCGAGCTGCTCGACGACCCGAAGCGCTCGGCGAAGAAGATCCGCTCCGCCGTCACCGACACCGGCCGCGAGGTCGTCTTCGACCCGGAGCAGAAGGCGGGGGTGTCGAACCTGCTGACGATCCACTCGGCGTTGTCCGGCCGGAGTATTTCGGAACTGGAGAACGCCTACGAGGGCAAGGGCTACGGCGACCTGAAGAAAGATGTCGCCGAAGTACTCGTCGAGTTCGTCACTCCTTTCCAGGAGCGGGTGAAGTCGTATCTGGACGATATCGCCGAGTTGGACAAGGTGCTGGCGCGCGGGGCGGAGCGGGCCAGGGTCGCCGCGGCGGAGACGCTTTCTGTCGTATATGACCGGATCGGTTTCCTGCCGCCGGCCCGGTAA
- a CDS encoding efflux RND transporter periplasmic adaptor subunit translates to MLSRLRRKRRWVYATVAVVVLVAAGVTVWGVTRPATAPSYRLVAASTTTLKQTVSSSGTIEPAQQSDLDFGVSGQVTAVNVAVGQQVTAGQALATVQSASLSAGVAQAQSALASDQSKLSSDESNGASSAQVSADEAAITAAQNQLSNAQTALSEATLTSPTAGTVAAVNLTVGQQVSAGGSGSASSSSSSGSGSGGQSGGQNNSGSSSSSTASSSSSSSSGTAQIVVISTGSYVVNASVDDTEIGQLKTGEQAVITPDGSTTPVYGTVTSVAVMATGSSSVPSYPVTIGVTGSPTGLFAGASASVSIVVKQLTDVLTIPATAVHYNGGQATVDQMVGGKQTSRPVQLGQSSNGVIQVLSGLSEGDEVMVATPAGTGGAGGTGRTGGGTRTGGTGGFGGGGFGGGNRAGGLGGRGGFGG, encoded by the coding sequence GTGCTGTCCAGGCTCCGCAGGAAAAGACGGTGGGTCTACGCGACCGTCGCCGTAGTCGTCTTGGTGGCGGCGGGGGTCACGGTCTGGGGTGTCACCCGGCCCGCGACCGCCCCCTCGTACCGGCTTGTCGCCGCGAGCACCACCACCCTCAAACAGACGGTGTCCTCGTCGGGCACCATCGAGCCGGCGCAGCAGAGCGATCTCGACTTCGGTGTCTCCGGTCAGGTGACCGCGGTGAACGTGGCGGTCGGCCAGCAGGTCACCGCGGGACAGGCGCTCGCCACCGTCCAGTCGGCGTCGTTGTCCGCCGGCGTCGCTCAGGCGCAGTCAGCACTGGCTTCGGACCAGTCGAAGCTGTCCTCGGATGAGTCGAACGGCGCGTCGTCGGCGCAGGTTTCGGCGGACGAGGCCGCCATCACCGCGGCGCAGAACCAGCTGTCCAACGCGCAGACCGCGTTGTCGGAAGCGACGCTGACCTCGCCCACCGCGGGCACCGTCGCGGCGGTGAACCTGACTGTGGGACAACAGGTTTCGGCCGGCGGATCGGGCAGCGCCAGCTCCTCGTCCTCCTCCGGCAGCGGGTCCGGCGGGCAGTCGGGCGGCCAGAACAACAGCGGCTCGTCCTCATCTTCGACGGCCTCGTCATCGTCGTCGTCCAGCTCCGGGACCGCGCAGATCGTGGTCATCTCCACCGGTTCCTACGTCGTGAACGCGAGCGTGGACGACACCGAGATCGGCCAGCTCAAGACCGGCGAGCAGGCCGTCATCACCCCCGACGGCTCGACGACGCCGGTGTACGGCACGGTCACCTCGGTCGCGGTGATGGCCACCGGCTCGTCCTCGGTGCCCAGCTACCCGGTCACGATCGGCGTGACCGGCAGCCCCACCGGGTTGTTCGCCGGCGCGAGCGCGAGCGTGTCGATCGTGGTGAAGCAGCTGACCGACGTGCTCACGATCCCCGCCACCGCCGTGCACTACAACGGCGGGCAGGCGACGGTCGACCAGATGGTCGGCGGCAAGCAGACCAGCAGGCCCGTGCAGCTCGGTCAGTCCTCGAACGGCGTGATCCAGGTCCTCAGTGGACTGTCCGAAGGGGACGAGGTGATGGTCGCGACGCCCGCGGGCACGGGTGGTGCCGGCGGCACCGGCCGGACCGGCGGCGGGACGCGCACCGGCGGGACGGGCGGGTTCGGTGGCGGCGGCTTCGGCGGCGGCAACCGGGCCGGTGGTCTCGGTGGCAGGGGCGGGTTCGGCGGATGA